A single Balaenoptera ricei isolate mBalRic1 chromosome 13, mBalRic1.hap2, whole genome shotgun sequence DNA region contains:
- the UNC50 gene encoding protein unc-50 homolog has translation MLPSTSVNSPVQGNGVLSSRDAARHTAGAKRYKYLRRLFRFRQMDFEFAAWQMLYLFTSPQRVYRNFHYRKQTKDQWARDDPAFLVLLSLWLCVSTIGFGFVLDMGFFETIKLLLWVVFIDCVGVGLLISTLMWFISNKYLVKRQSRDHDVEWGYAFDVHLNAFYPLLVILHFIQLFFINHVILTDTFIGYLVGNTLWLVAVGYYIYVTFLGYSALPFLKNTVILLYPFAPLILLYGLSLALGWNFTRTLCSFYKYRVK, from the exons ATGTTACCGAGTACTTCAGTGAATTCCCCAGTGCAGGGGAACGGGGTATTGAGTTCCAGGGATGCGGCCAGACACACAGCTGGAGCAAAACGTTACAAATACCTGAGGAGGCTTTTTCGTTTCCGGCAGATGGACTTTGAGTTTGCTGCCTGGCAGATGCTCTACCTGTTCACTTCCCCACAGAGAGTTTATAGAAACTTTCATTACCGGAAGCAGACAAAGGATCAGTGGGCCAGAGATGACCCTGCTTTCTTGGTCCTGTTAAGTCTCTGGCTCTGTG TGTCCACTATAGGATTTGGCTTTGTGCTGGACATGGGATTTTTTGAGACGATAAAGCTGCTCCTTTGGGTTGTATTCATAGACTGTGTAGGCGTCGGTCTTCTCATATCAACCTTAATGTG GTTTATCTCTAACAAGTATTTAGTGAAACGGCAGAGCAGAGACCATGATGTGGAGTGGGGCTATGCGTTTGATGTGCATCTGAACGCTTTTTACCCTCTCCTTGTCATTCTGCATTTTATCCAGCTTTTTTTCATCAACC ATGTCATCCTAACAGACACATTTATTGGATATTTAGTTGGAAATACCTTATGGTTGGTTGCAGTTGGCTACTACATCTACGTAACTTTCCTAGGATACAGTG CGCTGCCGTTTCTGAAAAACACAGTGATTCTTCTTTACCCGTTTGCACCTCTCATCCTGCTCTATGGACTGTCGCTAGCGCTGGGCTGGAACTTCACCCGCACGCTGTGCTCCTTCTACAAGTACAGAGTGAAGTGA
- the LOC132377236 gene encoding cytochrome c oxidase assembly factor 5 — protein MPRYYEDKPEGGACAGLKEDLGACLLQSDCVLQEGKSPRQCLKEGNCKALKYSFFECKRSVLDARSRFRGRKGY, from the exons ATGCCCCGCTATTACGAGGACAAGCCGGAGGGCGGCGCGTGCGCGGGCTTGAAGGAGGACCTCGGCGCGTGCCTGCTGCAGTCGGACTGCGTGCTCCAG GAAGGAAAATCCCCTCGGCAGTGTCTGAAGGAAGGAAACTGCAAAGCTTTGAAATACTCATTTTTTGAGTGTAAAAGATCAGTG ttggATGCCAGATCAAGATTCAGGGGAAGAAAAGGATATTGA